The Peribacillus sp. FSL P2-0133 genome has a segment encoding these proteins:
- a CDS encoding ArpU family phage packaging/lysis transcriptional regulator encodes MSNQLSFFPDVDEKKVRSLVAKELKLYKALKIRQQNKKELDENGITEHIFPKLLQNDAENEFKVIHIERTLNNSLDQIERQIIEMKYLSLERQNDLTIYLELGLQKNSYYEKKKQALFMIASSLGII; translated from the coding sequence ATGAGTAACCAATTATCCTTCTTTCCGGACGTTGATGAGAAAAAGGTTCGCTCACTAGTGGCCAAGGAATTGAAGCTTTATAAAGCTCTTAAAATACGTCAACAGAATAAAAAGGAATTAGATGAGAATGGCATTACTGAACACATCTTTCCCAAACTACTACAAAATGACGCGGAGAATGAATTCAAGGTTATACATATAGAAAGGACCTTGAATAATAGCCTTGACCAGATCGAACGTCAAATCATTGAAATGAAGTATCTTAGTCTCGAGAGACAAAATGATTTAACCATTTATTTAGAGTTAGGTTTACAGAAAAATTCATATTATGAAAAGAAGAAGCAAGCTCTATTTATGATAGCTTCTTCTTTAGGGATAATTTAA
- a CDS encoding DUF4393 domain-containing protein — translation MGLLPKFIDDAAGPPAQAVGNTLSNIWELGVGSHVSLWLKKQEYRQKQNYEDYIQKVEENTQNIPEEFLSEPQLNIVGPAIEASKYYIESEELRAMFANLIASSIDSRKTNETHPSFVEIIKQLSPLDAQILKNFHTIQRHPIAQVRLVNDKNHFIVTQQHIMDFRVYDGYESHTSSLSNLQRLGLLDIDYSNAVPDSSKYDFVKNHPAYQSARQQLLEIQEDNPSFNTVSHHEGICVRTPLCKDFVKVCF, via the coding sequence ATGGGTTTATTACCAAAGTTTATTGATGACGCAGCTGGACCTCCTGCCCAAGCTGTAGGAAACACTTTGTCTAATATATGGGAATTAGGAGTTGGCTCCCATGTTTCTTTGTGGTTAAAGAAACAAGAATATCGACAGAAGCAAAATTATGAGGACTATATTCAAAAAGTTGAGGAAAACACACAAAATATTCCTGAAGAATTTTTGAGTGAACCTCAACTAAACATTGTCGGACCAGCAATTGAAGCCTCCAAGTACTATATAGAATCAGAAGAACTACGCGCAATGTTTGCAAACCTTATCGCTTCATCAATTGATAGCAGAAAGACTAATGAGACGCATCCTTCCTTTGTGGAGATTATTAAACAATTATCTCCCCTTGATGCTCAAATTTTAAAAAACTTTCATACTATTCAACGGCATCCAATAGCACAAGTTAGATTAGTCAATGATAAAAATCACTTCATAGTAACCCAACAGCATATTATGGATTTCAGGGTATATGATGGTTATGAATCACATACATCTTCACTATCTAATTTACAAAGATTAGGATTATTAGACATTGATTATTCAAATGCCGTACCAGATTCTTCAAAATATGATTTCGTTAAAAATCATCCAGCTTACCAATCTGCCCGTCAGCAATTATTAGAAATCCAGGAAGATAACCCTTCCTTCAATACAGTTTCCCATCATGAAGGGATATGTGTAAGGACTCCTTTATGTAAAGACTTTGTTAAAGTATGCTTTTAA
- a CDS encoding HNH endonuclease — protein MKEYKSKDEKKKFYRTSDWNKLRQQALVRDNYECQQCKREGKVHVDSIKVEGERKSVELNVHHKYEIEHYPQLALVLDNLETVCLNCHNKLHNRVFGATKQKKWDDELW, from the coding sequence GTGAAAGAATACAAGTCAAAGGATGAGAAGAAGAAGTTCTATAGGACAAGCGACTGGAACAAGCTAAGGCAGCAGGCGTTGGTGAGGGACAACTATGAATGCCAACAGTGTAAGCGAGAGGGCAAGGTACATGTGGACTCAATCAAGGTGGAAGGTGAACGGAAGAGTGTAGAGCTAAACGTTCATCATAAGTATGAGATTGAACACTATCCGCAATTGGCATTGGTATTAGATAATCTCGAAACGGTTTGCTTAAACTGCCACAATAAGCTGCACAATAGAGTGTTTGGAGCGACAAAGCAGAAGAAATGGGATGATGAGTTGTGGTAA
- a CDS encoding P27 family phage terminase small subunit, giving the protein MAVKITELKKQIMNKINLDDLIQVEKVERYIHLVKSFRRINKIINKEGESVTTKNGSQTFTKAHPLIGERNKINASLLSIEKSFGFEDEKEPKHSASDLI; this is encoded by the coding sequence ATGGCGGTTAAAATCACTGAACTCAAAAAACAGATAATGAATAAAATAAATTTGGATGATTTGATACAGGTTGAGAAAGTGGAAAGGTATATACATTTGGTCAAGTCTTTTAGAAGAATAAATAAAATCATCAACAAAGAGGGCGAATCCGTAACAACGAAAAATGGATCACAGACATTTACTAAAGCCCACCCCCTGATTGGTGAACGGAATAAGATTAATGCTTCTTTATTGAGTATAGAAAAGTCATTTGGTTTCGAGGATGAAAAGGAGCCCAAGCATAGCGCTAGTGACCTTATATGA
- a CDS encoding terminase TerL endonuclease subunit, giving the protein MISNKYVDEYIKLYESGKIKFNKERVLLIEYLKEHVLSRDALYFDEEQINNFKRFTEKWYFPLEPFQMFIAAFVFLFYKSNGRNFFRKFLIMMGRGGGKNGLITALTNFFISELHGIPKYNVSIVANSEDQAKTSFVEMYETIEEHKILEGMFYKTKVEIKNNATKSIVKYRTSNASTKDGLRDGCVIYDEIHQYETNEVVRVFSSGLGKVKNPREFFIGTDGYVREGYLDKIKERANNILEGQELNDSLFPFICKLDNKEEVEDICKWEKANPMFCEPRSDYAEGLFYIVQEEYKDLANDPSNREEFITKRMNLPEVDLNKVVASWEEVLATKRPLPDLAHRTCVGGLDYASIKDFAAVGLLFKVENDYVWKSHSFVRKEFLGTVKLKAPIKEWERLGLLTIVDEPSIDIRHIVNWFVNAREKYGLTKIVADTFRLDLVKTALAAEGFELEFIRNPKAIHSLLAPRVETAFANHNIIFGDNPLMRWYTNNVYVHIKKDGNKEYLKKDEFRRKTDGFQAFIHALFKADEILVDDVDFFLDDIDF; this is encoded by the coding sequence ATGATTTCTAATAAATACGTTGATGAATATATCAAGCTGTATGAATCAGGAAAGATAAAGTTTAATAAAGAGCGTGTCCTGCTGATTGAGTATTTGAAGGAACACGTTTTATCACGAGATGCTTTATATTTTGACGAAGAGCAAATAAATAATTTTAAGAGGTTTACCGAGAAATGGTATTTCCCCTTAGAACCTTTTCAAATGTTCATAGCAGCATTTGTTTTTTTATTTTACAAAAGTAACGGGAGAAACTTCTTTCGTAAATTCCTAATTATGATGGGGCGGGGTGGTGGTAAGAACGGTTTAATCACTGCATTAACAAATTTTTTCATAAGTGAATTGCATGGTATCCCAAAATACAATGTTTCCATTGTTGCAAACTCGGAAGACCAGGCAAAAACCTCCTTTGTGGAAATGTACGAAACCATTGAAGAACATAAAATTTTAGAAGGAATGTTCTATAAAACAAAAGTGGAAATCAAAAATAATGCGACAAAAAGCATTGTAAAATATCGTACGTCCAACGCATCTACTAAGGATGGTTTACGTGATGGCTGCGTCATTTATGATGAAATACATCAATACGAAACAAATGAAGTGGTGCGGGTATTCTCTAGTGGTTTAGGAAAAGTAAAAAATCCTCGAGAGTTTTTCATAGGTACGGATGGCTATGTTCGAGAAGGTTATCTCGATAAAATAAAAGAGCGGGCCAACAATATCCTTGAAGGACAAGAATTAAACGATTCACTTTTCCCGTTTATTTGTAAGCTAGATAACAAGGAAGAAGTCGAAGATATATGCAAATGGGAGAAAGCCAACCCCATGTTTTGTGAGCCTAGAAGCGATTATGCCGAAGGGCTTTTTTATATTGTTCAAGAAGAATACAAGGATCTTGCCAACGATCCATCAAATCGTGAAGAGTTCATAACCAAGCGGATGAATCTCCCGGAAGTAGATTTAAATAAGGTTGTTGCTTCCTGGGAAGAAGTACTTGCCACTAAAAGACCTCTCCCAGACTTAGCACATCGTACCTGTGTCGGTGGTTTGGATTATGCTAGCATCAAAGACTTTGCAGCAGTAGGGTTACTCTTCAAGGTAGAAAATGATTATGTGTGGAAATCTCACTCTTTTGTACGTAAAGAGTTTCTTGGCACGGTAAAATTAAAGGCTCCTATTAAGGAGTGGGAAAGATTAGGGCTTCTAACCATTGTGGATGAGCCGTCTATAGATATCCGTCATATTGTCAATTGGTTTGTAAATGCCCGGGAAAAATATGGTCTTACAAAGATTGTGGCAGATACCTTTCGGTTGGATTTAGTTAAAACAGCTCTAGCAGCTGAGGGATTCGAACTAGAATTTATTCGTAATCCTAAAGCAATTCATTCATTGCTCGCTCCAAGAGTGGAAACAGCATTTGCAAACCACAATATTATTTTTGGTGACAATCCGTTAATGCGCTGGTATACGAATAATGTCTATGTTCACATTAAAAAGGATGGAAACAAGGAGTATCTGAAAAAGGATGAATTCAGAAGGAAAACAGATGGCTTCCAGGCATTTATTCATGCCTTGTTTAAAGCTGATGAAATATTAGTCGATGATGTGGATTTTTTCTTGGATGATATAGATTTTTAA
- a CDS encoding phage portal protein, translating to MGFLDLIKSRNKELEFMFDFELIEDNSKKIYMKQLAIQTCTNMIGRTISQSEFYVKKDKKIVKDEMYYRLNVRPNLNMSASQFWQTVVHKLIYDNECLVIQSDTEDLLIADSFTRVEYALVDDSFKDVTIKDFTFSRTFQMSDVIYLEYSNKKLSTMLDGLYADYGELFGRIIEFQKRKNQIRGLVNVESTYEKDEKTQRRLQTYIDKIYKAFTDKSVAFVPQQKGFKLEELKNTSQFQSVDEVAKVADGFLNQVAKALGIPISLLHGDMADVEKPTRNYMTFCIDPFLKKIKDELNAKLIDKKDYLAGQKMETKRVSNINMFDVATAVDKLRASGTFNGNELREALGEERVDAPIMDRYFITKNYQESSEALKGGEEDEA from the coding sequence TTGGGATTTCTAGACCTGATAAAAAGCAGAAACAAGGAACTGGAATTCATGTTTGATTTTGAATTAATCGAAGATAATTCCAAGAAAATTTACATGAAGCAACTGGCCATCCAAACATGTACCAATATGATCGGCCGCACCATCAGTCAATCGGAATTTTATGTGAAGAAGGATAAAAAGATTGTGAAGGACGAAATGTATTACCGATTAAATGTCAGACCGAATCTGAACATGTCAGCCAGCCAATTTTGGCAAACTGTGGTCCATAAGCTGATCTATGACAATGAGTGTTTGGTTATCCAGTCGGATACCGAAGATTTATTGATTGCGGACTCTTTCACACGAGTTGAATATGCCCTGGTCGATGATTCATTCAAAGATGTAACCATTAAGGATTTTACTTTTTCTCGTACCTTTCAAATGAGTGATGTTATTTACCTGGAATACAGCAATAAAAAGCTATCCACTATGCTGGATGGCCTATATGCCGATTATGGAGAACTATTTGGTAGGATTATAGAATTTCAGAAAAGGAAAAATCAAATACGTGGACTTGTTAATGTAGAGTCTACCTATGAAAAAGACGAGAAAACACAACGAAGACTACAAACGTATATTGATAAAATTTATAAAGCTTTTACTGATAAATCTGTGGCTTTTGTACCTCAACAAAAGGGCTTTAAGTTAGAGGAATTGAAGAATACTTCTCAATTTCAAAGTGTAGACGAAGTGGCCAAGGTCGCAGATGGTTTTCTCAATCAGGTCGCAAAAGCCTTGGGCATTCCCATTTCTTTGCTTCATGGGGATATGGCAGATGTAGAGAAGCCTACCCGCAATTACATGACTTTTTGCATTGATCCTTTTTTGAAAAAAATCAAAGATGAATTGAATGCGAAGCTGATTGATAAAAAGGATTATCTAGCAGGACAGAAAATGGAAACTAAACGTGTGTCAAATATTAATATGTTTGATGTGGCCACAGCGGTCGATAAGTTGAGGGCTTCAGGGACATTTAACGGGAATGAATTGCGTGAGGCATTAGGAGAGGAAAGAGTGGATGCCCCAATTATGGACAGGTACTTTATTACAAAGAATTATCAAGAAAGTTCTGAAGCGCTTAAAGGAGGTGAAGAGGATGAGGCATAA
- a CDS encoding head maturation protease, ClpP-related — MRHKIKGDIIGWNSSIWDFNYMMKSIKEDEDIDLSVNSYGGDAFLGIDICNTLKDHKGFVTVTITGIAASACSIICMGADKLRAHANAMLMVHNAQTFVAGDAKKLRKAADDVEKVSQAVLQSYTNRVDESTMKKLLDNETYLTAEEALKYGLIDEIIDAEPEEVESEIFENKAKKFNNKLSMSKTSNPLIAASTGIDVNTLNQMFVEFRNEIKNEFIPKKEPDQDPVEPKQNLSMLFLHL, encoded by the coding sequence ATGAGGCATAAAATTAAAGGTGATATTATTGGCTGGAACTCGAGTATTTGGGATTTTAATTATATGATGAAATCGATAAAGGAAGATGAGGATATTGATTTATCCGTAAATTCTTACGGTGGAGATGCTTTTTTAGGAATTGATATTTGTAATACCCTTAAAGATCATAAGGGATTTGTTACTGTAACAATAACAGGTATCGCTGCCAGTGCTTGTTCAATCATTTGTATGGGTGCTGATAAATTGCGAGCACATGCAAATGCGATGTTGATGGTCCACAATGCTCAAACATTCGTAGCAGGGGATGCGAAGAAGCTTCGAAAAGCGGCTGATGATGTGGAGAAGGTGAGCCAAGCTGTTTTGCAATCCTATACGAATCGAGTAGATGAATCTACCATGAAAAAATTACTCGATAATGAAACGTACCTTACAGCAGAGGAAGCATTAAAATATGGTTTAATTGATGAAATCATCGATGCAGAACCAGAAGAAGTTGAGTCAGAGATCTTTGAGAATAAAGCGAAAAAATTCAATAACAAATTATCAATGTCTAAAACGTCTAATCCATTAATCGCTGCATCTACTGGCATCGATGTAAATACATTGAATCAGATGTTTGTTGAATTTAGAAATGAAATAAAAAATGAATTCATACCAAAAAAAGAGCCTGATCAAGATCCTGTTGAACCCAAACAGAACTTGAGCATGCTCTTTTTACATTTATAG
- a CDS encoding phage major capsid protein produces MAIRFNNFAEKKLAFAQATQEGNAEEQAAALNNMLEALALDVQGDIMNQVHAHMADNSIMQARGANVLTSEETKFFNVVIEDGGFKDNDTLPVTTQDRIFDDLVESHPLLQQIGIQNLGAVTEYIYGDPEGMAVWGELFGEIQGQLNATFRKEKIGQLKLTAFIPLSNDMLKLGPVWVERYVRTMISEAMSVGLERGYVAGTGSGMPIGLLKDLKGGTNGEGEYKDKKSAGTLTFKPGRTTINELKGVVEKLSIRPVGKKEEEKVRNIAGKVVMIVNPFDNFSIQANATVQNAAGIYVTSLPFNPTMTESMFVPKGKVLFFIRGEYIAAIGGAMEVKKYDQTLAMEDATLYIAKQYATGKPKDNYAAQVYDLNLDITEDTMEPEGA; encoded by the coding sequence ATGGCGATTAGATTTAATAATTTTGCAGAGAAAAAACTAGCATTTGCTCAAGCTACACAAGAAGGAAATGCTGAAGAACAGGCGGCTGCGTTAAACAACATGCTGGAAGCACTGGCACTGGATGTACAAGGCGATATTATGAATCAGGTTCATGCACATATGGCCGACAATTCCATCATGCAAGCAAGGGGTGCCAATGTCCTTACCAGCGAAGAAACCAAGTTTTTTAATGTGGTCATTGAAGATGGTGGATTCAAAGATAACGATACGCTGCCGGTCACTACTCAAGACCGGATTTTTGATGATTTAGTAGAATCACACCCACTGCTCCAACAAATCGGTATTCAAAATCTTGGTGCTGTTACTGAATACATCTATGGGGATCCAGAAGGTATGGCAGTATGGGGCGAATTATTTGGAGAGATTCAAGGGCAATTAAATGCTACGTTCCGTAAAGAAAAAATCGGCCAACTTAAATTAACCGCATTTATACCATTATCAAATGACATGCTAAAACTTGGTCCTGTGTGGGTTGAACGGTATGTGCGCACAATGATATCGGAAGCAATGTCAGTGGGGCTAGAGCGTGGATATGTTGCTGGTACTGGATCTGGTATGCCGATTGGCTTATTGAAGGATCTAAAAGGTGGAACCAATGGAGAGGGAGAGTACAAAGATAAAAAATCTGCGGGCACTTTAACCTTCAAGCCTGGTCGCACGACGATCAACGAATTGAAAGGGGTCGTAGAAAAGCTATCCATTCGTCCAGTTGGGAAAAAAGAAGAAGAAAAAGTGCGCAATATAGCCGGGAAAGTAGTCATGATTGTCAATCCATTTGATAACTTTAGCATTCAAGCAAATGCCACCGTTCAAAATGCTGCAGGCATTTATGTGACGAGTCTACCATTCAACCCGACTATGACAGAATCGATGTTTGTACCAAAAGGTAAAGTGTTATTTTTTATCCGTGGTGAATACATCGCCGCGATCGGTGGAGCAATGGAGGTAAAGAAATATGATCAAACCTTAGCCATGGAAGATGCAACGCTGTACATTGCTAAACAATATGCCACAGGTAAACCGAAAGATAACTATGCTGCCCAAGTATATGATTTAAATCTTGATATAACAGAGGATACAATGGAACCAGAAGGTGCATAA
- a CDS encoding phage gp6-like head-tail connector protein, protein MEITQELLREFKERMHISHSSEDDNLKRLLSFSIEVLQSKCGAFDVEKNTQAKELIFERTRYLYNDAVEYFEDNFLSEITSLGLSIALKEGESDAAV, encoded by the coding sequence TTGGAAATCACACAAGAACTATTACGAGAATTTAAAGAGCGCATGCATATTTCCCATTCGAGCGAGGATGACAATTTAAAAAGATTGTTGTCCTTTTCTATTGAGGTTTTACAAAGCAAGTGCGGTGCATTTGATGTGGAAAAGAATACGCAGGCCAAGGAGCTTATCTTTGAGCGGACAAGGTATCTCTATAATGATGCGGTTGAATATTTTGAGGATAATTTCTTGAGTGAGATTACCAGCTTAGGGTTATCGATCGCTTTAAAAGAGGGGGAATCTGATGCAGCCGTTTAA
- a CDS encoding phage head-tail adapter protein, translated as MQPFKYKPPRVNSGDLRTPITFYEYAPNKGPEPGESEREVLHQAMAKVDHVWLKDIEMAKSNGTLSDITITIRDPLEDYIPSNKHVLSIDDTRYQDKRYNIKHVQPDLQNKNFIKIVAGLTE; from the coding sequence ATGCAGCCGTTTAAATATAAGCCGCCAAGAGTGAATTCAGGGGATTTACGTACGCCTATCACTTTTTATGAGTATGCACCAAATAAGGGTCCAGAGCCTGGGGAGTCTGAAAGAGAGGTTCTCCATCAAGCCATGGCCAAGGTTGATCATGTGTGGTTGAAAGATATAGAGATGGCTAAGTCGAATGGCACTTTATCAGATATTACCATTACGATACGGGATCCACTAGAAGACTATATTCCATCCAATAAGCATGTTCTTTCCATCGATGATACAAGGTATCAGGACAAGAGATATAACATTAAACATGTTCAGCCGGATTTGCAAAATAAGAATTTTATCAAAATTGTGGCAGGGTTAACCGAATGA
- a CDS encoding DUF3168 domain-containing protein has product MDVLGMIYDALMADPYIKETANGRIKFYEFPETGEVKAPFIIIDPLDVPLPQDFADNTWLTYDCLFQIDVWSKKRTATRELSEQICLVMWNVGFFQGSGVDEWDKDTGTFRDARRYRGKIYRDDLDTL; this is encoded by the coding sequence ATGGATGTCTTAGGGATGATATATGATGCGTTAATGGCAGACCCATATATCAAGGAAACAGCTAATGGAAGAATTAAATTTTACGAGTTTCCTGAAACGGGAGAAGTTAAGGCACCTTTTATCATCATTGATCCATTAGATGTCCCTCTTCCTCAAGATTTTGCTGATAATACCTGGCTTACTTATGATTGCCTATTCCAAATAGACGTTTGGTCGAAAAAGAGAACCGCTACAAGAGAACTATCCGAACAAATTTGCCTTGTCATGTGGAACGTTGGGTTTTTTCAAGGGTCAGGGGTGGATGAATGGGATAAAGATACAGGGACCTTCCGTGATGCTAGAAGATATCGAGGGAAAATATATCGAGATGATCTGGACACTTTATAG
- a CDS encoding major tail protein, protein MPEEKKRYKASTGVDEFYYAVLTNEDEQFETGEIIRVKFLQEIEIEMPQEAIRAFGDNRTAEIAISGGNISVSTQFHSVPIEDKNILFGLETVDGLSSIGGDDVPPYVAVVFTKTFEDGSKEWVGLTKGMFMRTKITGKTKEENKEFGNEEVTGEFMERYVEGAKSEKSVLFGADKKGETDNRDSLFQKVFGQDYPGTPVEF, encoded by the coding sequence TTGCCGGAAGAGAAAAAAAGGTATAAAGCGTCAACTGGTGTGGATGAATTTTATTATGCTGTATTAACCAATGAGGATGAACAATTTGAGACGGGGGAAATTATCCGGGTTAAATTTTTGCAAGAGATAGAGATAGAGATGCCACAAGAAGCAATTAGGGCGTTTGGAGATAATCGTACAGCTGAAATTGCCATTTCAGGTGGAAATATATCCGTATCCACTCAGTTTCACTCAGTACCCATTGAAGACAAAAATATCTTGTTTGGTTTAGAAACGGTGGATGGTCTTTCTTCCATTGGCGGTGATGATGTACCTCCTTATGTGGCTGTGGTATTTACCAAGACATTTGAGGACGGTTCTAAAGAGTGGGTGGGGCTAACAAAAGGAATGTTCATGCGTACCAAAATTACTGGTAAAACCAAAGAAGAAAACAAAGAATTTGGTAATGAAGAAGTAACGGGAGAATTTATGGAGCGGTACGTGGAAGGGGCCAAATCTGAAAAATCAGTACTTTTCGGAGCGGACAAAAAAGGGGAAACAGACAACCGGGATTCACTTTTTCAAAAGGTTTTTGGTCAAGATTATCCTGGCACACCAGTGGAATTTTAA
- a CDS encoding helix-turn-helix transcriptional regulator codes for MTSKIEEDFSKLDKIDTKATGQRIKYLVQNAGFSQSELAKILGRELKTISNYYRGISLPDKIDLIILSRILGKSYDELLVFKGDMQGYQRIDHYILEYHESSDETISEAINRSRKESKLFNPYTKGRANIRSLEEAGYCLEFFHYIVQQDIRNRMMDNLLSGKGVHSIYMHHIFETYIWKKLSNEQKAESEAQFAIWRGEKKSEEY; via the coding sequence TTGACAAGTAAAATAGAGGAAGACTTTTCAAAATTGGACAAGATTGATACAAAGGCAACTGGGCAAAGAATAAAATATTTAGTGCAGAACGCAGGTTTCTCACAATCAGAATTAGCAAAAATTTTGGGAAGAGAATTAAAAACGATATCTAATTATTATCGTGGGATATCCCTTCCTGATAAAATTGATTTAATAATACTCTCCAGGATTTTAGGGAAATCTTATGATGAACTTTTGGTTTTCAAAGGTGATATGCAAGGTTATCAACGAATCGACCATTATATACTTGAATATCATGAATCTAGCGATGAAACTATTTCTGAAGCCATTAATAGGTCCAGAAAAGAAAGTAAATTATTTAACCCGTATACAAAGGGACGTGCTAATATTCGTAGTTTAGAAGAGGCTGGGTACTGCCTAGAGTTTTTCCATTATATAGTCCAGCAAGATATTCGAAATAGGATGATGGATAATTTGCTTTCTGGCAAGGGAGTTCATAGCATTTATATGCATCACATTTTTGAGACTTATATTTGGAAAAAGCTATCAAATGAACAAAAGGCTGAAAGTGAAGCGCAATTTGCTATTTGGCGTGGAGAAAAAAAGAGTGAAGAATACTAA